From the Quercus lobata isolate SW786 chromosome 6, ValleyOak3.0 Primary Assembly, whole genome shotgun sequence genome, one window contains:
- the LOC115994774 gene encoding heat shock cognate 70 kDa protein 2-like — protein MEGEEVGPAIGIDLGTTHSCVAVCKNGGVKIIPNDQGYRTTPSYVAFTDYSEPLVGNEAKNQVAMNPSNTVFDVKRLIGRRFNDSSVQNDMKLWPFKVISSPGDKPEIEVNDGKKQFSAEQISSMVLKKMIGTAEAYLGTTVKNAVVTVPAYFNDSQRQATKDAGFIAGLDDVSIIDEPTAAASAYGFDKMATSTVSKNVLIFDLGGGTFDVSLLTIRKGNFEVKAAASDTHLGGEDFDNRMVNFFVNEFKRKNEDISGNPKALSRLRTACERAKRELSFTTSTTIGIDSLHDGVHFKLEISRAKFEELNMDLFKKCMEPVEKCLKVAKMDKSTVDDVVLVGGSTRIPMVQQLLRDFFNGKELCRSVHPEEAVAYGAAIQAASLTQKGREEVQDLLLSDVTPWSLRLETAKGVTTVSIPRNASIHTKVSTVLTYPNNQHGVFFQVYEGESTGSMDNLLGNFTDYDIPPATKGEAHFTVCLEIDANGILNIDSAKDEEHKILANNALEMKIQNLQISSMEKNTENRSSMEQNRTCPKNHDLMLKNNELMLKKNCNECKLDNYECNGCKLDGFGMRYRCDKCDYDLHLACMHSPPTTTHKLFKDSIFKFYNQLPSNCKRDCDACGKQVEGFVYHCHEKDLVLHPCCCNLENELGYDGMKFHLRKTESKCEMCDQIKGCSYVSECGQLNIHVSCIWKMLDELSLEKKGKSLEKSELPIQRQQLKRNNGMGKMLKMVKAILRAIVSILIGDPTTILASALVELVTLVFN, from the exons ATGGAAGGTGAAGAAGTTGGCCCTGCTATTGGAATCGATCTAGGCACGACCCACTCGTGCGTGGCTGTGTGTAAAAACGGCGGTGTGAAGATCATACCCAACGACCAAGGGTACCGTACGACGCCGTCTTATGTCGCATTCACTGATTATTCCGAGCCTTTGGTCGGTAATGAGGCCAAGAACCAGGTCGCCATGAACCCCAGCAACACTGTCTTCG ATGTTAAGCGTCTGATTGGTAGGAGATTCAATGATTCCTCAGTCCAGAATGACATGAAGCTTTGGCCATTCAAGGTCATATCTAGTCCTGGTGATAAACCCGAAATTGAGGTCAACGACGGGAAGAAGCAGTTTTCAGCTGAGCAAATATCGTCCATGGTCCTTAAGAAGATGATTGGGACTGCTGAGGCCTACCTTGGTACGACAGTCAAGAATGCGGTTGTGACCGTTCCAGCTTACTTTAATGACTCTCAGCGCCAGGCAACTAAGGATGCTGGCTTCATTGCTGGTCTCGATGATGTAAGTATCATCGATGAGCCCACTGCTGCAGCCAGTGCTTATGGTTTTGACAAGATGGCAACCAGTACTGTTAGTaagaatgttttgatttttgatcttGGTGGTGGAACTTTTGATGTCTCACTTCTTACAATTAGAAAGGGAAACTTTGAAGTGAAGGCCGCAGCTAGTGACACTCACCTTGGAGGAGAGGACTTTGATAATAGAATGGTGAACTTCTTTGTTAATGAGTTTAAGAGGAAGAACGAGGATATTAGTGGGAACCCCAAAGCCCTTAGTAGGTTGAGGACTGCTTGTGAGAGGGCAAAGAGGGAACTATCATTCACTACAAGTACCACCATTGGTATTGACTCATTGCATGACGGTGTTCACTTCAAGTTAGAAATCAGTCGTGCTAAGTTTGAGGAGCTCAATATGGATCTCTTTAAAAAGTGTATGGAGCCCGTTGAGAAGTGTTTGAAGGTTGCTAAGATGGACAAGAGCACTGTCGATGATGTTGTCCTTGTTGGAGGTTCTACTAGGATTCCCATGGTGCAGCAGCTGTTGCGGGACTTCTTCAATGGGAAGGAGCTTTGTAGGAGCGTCCACCCAGAAGAAGCTGTTGCCTATGGTGCTGCTATTCAGGCTGCTAGCTTGACTCAAAAGGGTAGGGAGGAGGTTCAGGATCTGCTGTTATCAGATGTCACCCCTTGGTCACTTAGGTTGGAGACTGCCAAAGGCGTGACGACTGTCTCGATTCCAAGAAATGCCAGCATCCACACCAAGGTGTCCACTGTGCTCACCTATCCTAACAACCAACATGGTGTCTTCTTCCAGGTTTATGAGGGTGAGAGCACAGGATCCATGGACAACTTGCTAGGCAACTTTACGGATTATGACATTCCTCCAGCTACCAAGGGTGAAGCTCATTTCACTGTCTGCTTAGAAATTGATGCCAATGGTATCTTAAATATTGACTCTGCTAAGGATGAGGAGCACAAGATTCTGGCCAACAATGCTTTGGAGATGAAGATTCAG AATCTGCAAATAAGCAGTATGGAGAAAAATACAGAGAATAGAAGCAGTATGGAGCAGAATCGTACTTGCCCCAAAAACCATGATCTCATGCTAAAGAATAATGAGCTCATGTTAAAGAAAAACTGCAATGAATGCAAGTTAGATAATTACGAATGTAATGGATGCAAGTTAGACGGCTTTGGAATGAGATACAGATGTGACAAGTGTGACTATGATCTTCACTTAGCTTGCATGCATAGCCCACccaccacaactcacaagcTCTTCAAAGACTCCATTTTCAAATTCTACAATCAGCTCCCTAGTAACTGCAAGAGGGATTGTGACGCTTGTGGGAAACAAGTCGAAGGTTTCGTCTACCATTGCCATGAAAAAGACTTGGTTTTGCACCCTTGCTGTTGCAACCTCGAGAATGAACTCGGATATGATGGTATGAAATTTCACCTTCGTAAGACTGAGTCAAAGTGCGAAATGTGCGATCAAATTAAAGGGTGTTCTTATGTGTCGGAGTGTGGCCAACTTAATATTCATGTTTCTTGCATATGGAAAATGTTGGATGAGTTGTCTTTGGAGAAGAAGGGAAAGTCTTTGGAGAAATCGGAGCTGCCTATTCAGCGTCAACAATTGAAGAGAAATAATGGGATGGGTAAAATGTTGAAGATGGTGAAAGCAATTCTCCGGGCCATTGTTAGTATTCTTATTGGCGATCCAACAACAATTCTTGCCAGCGCTCTAGTTGAGTTGGTGACTTTGGTCTTTAATTAA